The segment GTCCGGCGACGAGGCAGTGTCCGTAAGGACGCTCGCGGTTGCCGTCGTCGAAAGAACGGATgatcactgccttcttgccggCATAACGACCTTGAAGGAGGATCACAGCTTTGTTCTGCTTCAGAAACTTAACCATGGCTTCGTCTCTTCTACCTCTTCCGGCTAGAGGTTAAGTTTTTGGTTTGATTATATAGTGTGCTAACTGCTAAGGAAAACCCTGAATATTCCTGAAGGAAATGATTATAGTTCGGCCCATTTAAGACGGGCTGGGCCAACtgaaattcaaaagaaaatccgcaacaaaaaaaactgtttatGTTTACAAGattagttataacaaaattcACTCCTCAAAATAGAGTGATTTACAGATGCAAACCCTGATCGactctctctcatctcttttAGGGAGAGGAATTTCTCTCGTTCATCTTTCTTAACCGTGATACATCTTTCAGAAGGAacagagagacaaagagagatcTTTGATCGAATCTGATCTTTCGCTAAGCCAATCAGTTTTAGTTAGGATTAATgatttagtgtttttaaatttagtgtaatatttttgatttaaggTGCTGATTTATCCAAAGTTattaggttttagggtttatacAATgtcgaaaataattttttaaaaaaatagcaacaactattatttttatttattttataattttattttaataatacaatataacttgacaatattttgtttatctttttaaatatattaaatataaaataattaaattctaTTGATGATAAATCTGATAGTAACTCTTATTATATCCGGAGAAGGTAAATGTTGCGCTTAGCGCTTATCACAATCTAGTGTATATTATGTTACAGTTTTTAGCGTACTTGTTATATTTTACATTGTTATGAAGATTTAGAGGACATGTGTTGGATATAGCATCTTCACAAACAaaattgacttatatatatgatcacTTATGTAAAACACAACAAAGAGAACCATCCGTAGAGTACATTTCACATAAAGCTGAAATTAAGTAACACAATAatcatcaaatataaatatatatatatatatatatatatatatatatatatatatatatatacaccaatAAGTGCATGAAACCGTTAACTCCGATCTCATCAGCAGCAACAGTGGTTTTGAAAACAATCCAAAATATGGTAACAAAGGCAGAGCTTCTCAAGACTGCCAAGAAAAAAGCCATTGTTAGCCTTTTACAATTATTATGTAGGAAATATGATATTGTACTAATTAAAATAGTTACATCCCTTCTGAAATACTAGAAGCAGCGAGGTTTTCATATAGCAACGTGagaaacaattttaatttactttGGTTGTTCAGTTGGAAATTGAAAAGGAATTTGAGCTGAAAACTTAACTGAAGTTGGAATTATCCTGGAAAATTGAGTTACTGAAATTAGACATTTGTTTTTTAAACAAAACCCAGGTTTAAAATTTAACTCGTTTAAAATTTAACTcgtttaaaataatgaaaaaaataaatctataaaaaagatgggttaaacatttaaaaaacccaaaaaaaacgAAGAAAACACATCTCTAAAATCTATACAAACAGaccattaaaaacaaaacaaaaaacaacatTTAAGCGCAGTGTGAATATTCGGCAAATGATTAACATATAACTAGAAGCAACtaatctatataaataaaaactagtTTTTCTAGCAAAGAAGAAAGTAAattgaaagaaatatttatatacatttgTACACAAGAATATCCTCCACAACAAGAACACCCGCCTTTGGACTTGGTCTCCACTTTGGCTACCACAGGATCCGCACCAGCCACATCTCTGGTCGGATAACCAATCGGCGGCGGACTCATGTACGACCCCTGTGAAGGTTTTTCCActacgacaaaaaaaaagattactaGATTATATACAACGAATTGGCCAATGATAACTGAATAGCTGTTGGATATGTTCTCAACATTAGTGGCAAAAAACTGTTCGATATATGGATATGATCAtgaattcaaaataattaaCTGAATAATTAGGAGGATTACCCGAAGATTGATTCATTCTGACACAATGATAAGTGAGGAGACAAAGATTATGAATATGAGAGAGTGTTGTGATTTTAATTCAAAGAAGACGGGTATTATCCATGGTTTTATAGAGATTATGAATATCCGGCTAAGAATTATGAAGCTAATGAGTATGAGGACGAGTGAATACTTAGGTCCACGACAATCAATTCTCTAGGTTCCAGTGTTCATATTTTGAGGGAATATCTTGAGAATAATATTTAGGAGAAAAAGTCTTTGGTAAGTAATTGTTCCTCAATGGACTTTTCCTTgttcagcttttttttttttgaacaactaatTTAGATTAAAAGCCCGGCCTCAAACCCAAGAAGTAACAGAGTGATACAAGTAGACTTTGGACAAACTGTCCGCTGGCCCATTTTCTTCTCtagcaacaaaagaaaaatagcagaaatcaaaagaaacataGAGGCGTTCGATGTCCGAGAGGACTCCGTAGAGATCCATCGGCTTTGTAACCAAACTTATCGCGTTGATCAGCGACAAACAATCTGATCGAAGCCAGATTTTTGAGATACCGACGTGGAGAGCGTGGCAGAGAGCTTCCCTTACCGCCAATCCTTCAGCCATAAGAGTTGATGCAACTCCGGATTGAAACTTGCATCCATTCGAGGCGGTGAGCGCTGTAGAAGAGTCGAAGATCCAAGCGAGACCTGCATCAGAGGCTTCCTTTCTCCAGGATGCATCGGTGTTGCATGCAACTGTCCCGGTTGGAATCGAGTCAGGTCTCCCCCGGATCTGAGTGttcttcaaaaatttaatagGCGGTTCATGCGCTTGTATACATTCCCTAGCACTCATCAGAGCTTTTAGAGCCGTTGAATCCGCCGATGCAGGGCGAGCTTCAAACACCAGTTGGTTTCTAGTGACCCAGAGATGCCATACCACCCAGGAGAAGATATCACCTGAGATCCCAGAAGGTGGTAGGCAGAGCCACGAAGTTGCCGCCGCGGCAGCTGATGCGACGGATGGGAAATCATCTGGATCCATAGGAGATGCAAGCGGCATTTGCTTCCAGACCTGTTTCGCAAAGGAGCAGTGGAGAAGGAGATGTTCTGTAGTTTCCGTGAGGCCACAATGGACGCAGAGAGTATTCTGCATCATTCCTCGCTTTTGAAGATTTTCTCCCGTGGGCAGGGCTCCGTTTATGGCTTTCCAAATGAAGAGCTGGATCTTTGGAGCAGTCGGAACAGACCATACTGATTTATACCAGTTGAAAGTGCTGAGAGTGGTCGTGTTGTTGTTGTCCAGATCCTGCGTTGCTACTGCAGCTGCATATCCTGATTTTGTTGAGTAGAAACCAGAGCTCGCGGGGTACCAAATGTAAGAATCTTGAGCTCCATTTTGCTTggttttaatttcaaaatttcctCTATGAACTCTGGTAGGATCTTGTTGATGAGTTCCTTGTTCCAATCGCAGGATCCCCTAGTTATTAGGTCTGAGACGAACATGTCCCTGTCTCCTTCTTTGAGAGGTCCGTGTGGAAGTACACTTGTTGAGGTAGAAATCCATGATTCATGCCAGACTTTGATTTCAGTTCCATCACCCACAGCTCTTCCGAGATGAGCTTTTAGAAGATCTCTGCCTGCTAAAATGCTTGTCCATCCGTGGGAAGCGCCCTTAACAAGTTGAACGTTAAGTAGAGAAGCTTTGTGGCAGTACTTGCCAAGCATAACACGGGACAGCAGACAGTCTGGATTGGTGAGCATACGCCACGGGAGCTTTGCCAGCAGTGCTACATTGAAAGTTTGTATGTCTTTGAAACCAAGTCCTCCCATTCCTTTAGGTTTTGTTAGTTTGTCCCAAGACAACCaacacatcttcttcttccctgTGTTTGAGTCCCACCAGAAACGAGTCAGCACTGATTAGATCATGTTGCAAATGCCTAAAGGTAGGAGAAAGCAGGTCATAGCGTAGGAGGGGATGGCAGAGAGCACTGCTTTGAGAAGAGTCAGTTTCCCTGCCGAAGACAATAGAGTGGAACAGATCTTTCTTCCGTCGGCCAAAGTGTTCAGGTAAGCCTAGATACTTCCCCACTCCCCCTTCTTTCGTGATCTCAAGAATTCTTTTAACTTCATTCCTCATTCTCGAAGATGTTCTTGCAGCAAAGGATAACGACGATTTGTCTGTGTTGATCCGCTGACCAGAGGCTTCTTCATAGAGATTAAGGATGCTCTTCAGTGTGGTGCAACTTCGATGATCCGTGGGGATGAAAAACATGGTATCATCAGCAAAAAGTAAGTGGTTTATGCTTGGACTGTTTTTTGCTATCTTAATCCCCGGTAGTCTTCATTCTCTTTGAGCCTTAGAGCACAACCCTGACAGAATTTCGCTGCACAGGATGAAGATATATGGCGACAAGGGATCACCTTGTCTGATCCCTCTCTCTGGCTGAACGCAACCTAACACAGCGTCATTCACCAAGAAGGAGTACGAGACAGTAGTGATACACTCCAATGTCCAGGTAACAAAATTGTCGTGAAAACCCAAGGTTGTTAGCACAGATTTTATAAACCTCCACTCTAACCTGTCATATGCTTTGCTCATGTCAGTTTTCACTGCCATTGAGCATCGCTTTCTTGATTCAGTGGTCTTGAGGTAGTGGAGGATCTCATGCGTGATGAGCACGTTATCGGAGATGGCTCGCCCAGGTACGAACGCCGACTGGTTTTCCGATATGATACTGTGTAGTAGAGGTTTGAGACGTAGAGATAGCAGCTTAGAGATGACTTTGTAGTAAATATTACACAAGGCTATAGGTCTGTAATCCGATACCAGTTTAGGACTAGGTATTTTTGGGATTAACCTGATATGTGTAGCATTTAGGGACTGAGGTAAAGTTCCATGCAGGAAGAAGTTCTGAATCTCTCGAATGATTGCAGGTCCCGTAGTCTCCCAATTCGTCTGGAAAAAATTGGCAGAGAAGGCATCAGGGCCCGGCGCCTTATCCGGGTGAATGGAGAAAATGGCCTTCTTGATCTCCGAAGCAGATGGGATTTCAATAAGCCTTTCATTCTGAGCTGCTGTGACTTTTGAGGTTAAGGCACTACAAACCGTTTCATCGCAGTCATGAGTAGAGGCAGTGAAAATGGATGAGAAGTAAGCAGAGATCACAGAGGCTATATGGTCTTCCTCATACACAAGGGTTCCATCAGTTGCCTCCATAACCGCTAGTCTGTTGCGTGCGCGGCGTCCCCGAGCCGATGCATGGAAGTAGCCCGTGTTTCGGTCCCCAAGAGATAGCCATTGTTGTCTGCTTCGTTGCCTCCAGTACTCTTCCTCTGCTTTGTAAGCTTGTAGGAGAGCAAAGTTCAAGGAGGAGATCACTGGTTCATCCGCAGACGTCTTGGAGAGTTCAGAGTCAAGATGGAGTTTCAAATCATCGATTGCTTTCTTACTATTCAGGTACTGATCTTTACTCCACTTAGATATTGCCTTACGACATTTAGAGATCCTCTCCATCACCTCGCAACTATTATCTTCACTCAAAGCTTTTTCAATAAGAGTTTTTACTTCCATATTACTGCGAAGCCTTCTATCATATCTGAACATCTTTTGTGACTTTAGCTTTGTAGGATCGAAGATGGAGAGCAGGGGCCGGTGATCAGATCCCTCGAAGAGCAGGTAGTGGCAGCGTGCTGTCGGGAAAAGGTCTAACCAATCGCTGTTAACCAGTGTTATGTCCAGCCTGCAGTGGACAACGTATGTCCCTTTGTCCCGGGAGCCTCTTGTTCCTCTCCAAGAGAGGAAATTACCGGTATGTTGAAGGTCGAAGAGATCACACTGCGCTAGGAAGCTTCTGAAAGAACAGaaggtgctctcagctctctcTTTCCCTCCTGATTTTTCTGCATTATTTGTAATTTCATTGAAGTCTCCCGTTAGGTACCAGGCACCAGTTCGGGAGTTTGACAGATTCGAAAGAGCATCCCAAACCGCTTGACGATTGGGAACTTCTGGGGCGCCATAGACAAAGGTACAGAAAAACTCAACGTTCTTGTATTTGATGGTACAGTCGATGAAGTTATGGTTCGCAGTAGTAACTGTAACATCAACATGATTTTTCCAGACTAAAGCAAGGCCACCTCCACCAAGACCGTGAGGAGAGACCAAATGGTGAGAGTCATAATTCAAATCTTTAAGCTCATCCAAAACAAACTGATCTGGATTCTTTGTCTCCATTAGGAAGCATATATCAGGGGAGCAATTTTGAGATAGCTCCTTCAAACGCTGGACGGTTCTGGGACTTCCAATCCCACAACAGTTCCAGCTTAAAACAGCTAAGGAAAAGGGCTTCCGGGGATGCGAAAACCCGGCTTTGTCCCAGAGTTGTTAGCGACATTTGTTGGAACAACAAC is part of the Raphanus sativus cultivar WK10039 chromosome 5, ASM80110v3, whole genome shotgun sequence genome and harbors:
- the LOC108858853 gene encoding uncharacterized protein LOC108858853 translates to MGGLGFKDIQTFNVALLAKLPWRMLTNPDCLLSRVMLGKYCHKASLLNVQLVKGASHGWTSILAGRDLLKAHLGRAVGDGTEIKVWHESWISTSTSVLPHGPLKEGDRDMFVSDLITRGSCDWNKELINKILPEFIEEILKLKPSKMELKILTFAAVATQDLDNNNTTTLSTFNWYKSVWSVPTAPKIQLFIWKAINGALPTGENLQKRGMMQNTLCVHCGLTETTEHLLLHCSFAKQVWKQMPLASPMDPDDFPSVASAAAAATSWLCLPPSGISGDIFSWVVWHLWVTRNQLVFEARPASADSTALKALMSARECIQAHEPPIKFLKNTQIRGRPDSIPTGTVACNTDASWRKEASDAGLAWIFDSSTALTASNGCKFQSGVASTLMAEGLAVREALCHALHVGISKIWLRSDCLSLINAISLVTKPMDLYGVLSDIERLYVSFDFCYFSFVAREENGPADSLSKVYLYHSVTSWV